A stretch of the Polyangiaceae bacterium genome encodes the following:
- a CDS encoding protein kinase, which produces MPTRACPQCGTACQPSHQYCPTCGFPVGNVSHTSEDKMIGRTLPGGYHILDLISVGGMGRVYRAEQSVLGRTVAVKVIHPHLLADENAALRFMTEARAASQLNHPNSVSVYDFGRTEDAQPYLVMEFLRGKDLATVAWEEGPLPFNRIVDVMRQVLAALAEAHELGIVHRDLKPENIILEPLRRGGDFVKVVDFGLAKLKGDAQGRSVTNPGIVCGTPDYMSPEQGRGDQLDGRSDLYGLGVVLFQLLTGRLPFDADSPTQIVMMHLTIPAPDPRQVAPERNIPDPLVEVVQKAMAKEADRRYQDAVEFSDALAAALRAFEGVPSGPVSAVASTAVPSALGTITSTSVECPACKTTVAATKFCGECGERLPVKSRPEALTQAQLPLMLLARDEDLAWLEDRRKQVVSGVVGARIVGEAGAGKTRLLKEFAARAQADGDRVVVVGPDPYWCEAANSSLKEAIRGLTGLEESAIRALAEDASPEARRGIDEVFDGERGRRDDKRSAAERRYAAAEALRWALVGASNATPKRVILAIDELHRIDGPSRAAFADALGEPPDARVLMLCTHAPGFESGWGASHAARVLSGLPPPALSRVLSSVPTEHLQAAEDEAGRGILPMYVEQLLRFHLDGGSDPPRRLGDLVGLRVDTLDPAARRTLQALSVLGDRVELTMLSALVPKNHPVESSLDQLKTAGMVEQVGAFWSTSHPLLRELVLTGIPAAVRRELHAKALRVCEQHAAPIEAQALHAYEAQDSFQALLLLEQVADRATARGDLNTEIEALRRGLEIARRDVARGELDDPLRAVLIFARKLGAALTRAGNFADAEGILREALDIAGPSGADRARVLGSLAHVAHGRHRDSEAVVYIEQAIETARQSGAYDLVSSFSDARKAWAN; this is translated from the coding sequence ATGCCGACCCGCGCCTGCCCCCAGTGCGGCACGGCCTGCCAGCCGAGCCATCAGTACTGTCCGACCTGCGGCTTCCCCGTCGGCAACGTCAGCCACACCAGCGAAGACAAGATGATCGGCAGGACGCTGCCGGGCGGCTACCACATCCTGGACCTGATCAGCGTCGGCGGGATGGGCCGCGTGTATCGCGCCGAGCAGAGCGTGCTTGGGCGCACCGTCGCGGTGAAGGTCATCCACCCCCACCTCTTGGCGGACGAGAACGCGGCGCTGCGCTTCATGACGGAGGCGCGCGCGGCGTCCCAGCTCAATCACCCGAACTCCGTGTCGGTCTACGACTTCGGCCGCACCGAAGACGCCCAGCCGTACCTGGTGATGGAGTTCTTGCGAGGCAAGGACCTCGCGACCGTCGCCTGGGAGGAGGGACCGCTCCCGTTCAACCGCATCGTGGACGTGATGCGCCAAGTGCTGGCGGCGCTCGCGGAAGCCCACGAGCTCGGGATCGTCCACCGCGATCTCAAGCCGGAGAACATCATTCTGGAGCCGCTGCGCCGCGGCGGCGACTTCGTGAAGGTGGTGGACTTCGGCCTCGCCAAGCTCAAGGGCGACGCCCAAGGCCGCAGCGTGACCAACCCCGGCATCGTGTGCGGAACGCCGGACTACATGTCGCCCGAACAAGGGCGCGGCGACCAGCTCGACGGACGCAGCGACCTCTACGGGCTCGGTGTGGTGCTGTTCCAGCTGCTCACGGGCCGCCTGCCCTTCGACGCCGACAGCCCGACGCAGATCGTGATGATGCACCTCACGATCCCGGCACCCGACCCGCGCCAGGTCGCGCCGGAGCGCAACATCCCCGACCCGCTGGTGGAGGTGGTCCAGAAGGCGATGGCGAAGGAGGCGGACCGCCGCTACCAGGACGCCGTCGAGTTCTCGGACGCGCTCGCTGCGGCGCTGCGCGCCTTCGAGGGCGTTCCTTCCGGCCCGGTCTCGGCCGTGGCGTCCACCGCCGTACCCAGCGCGCTCGGCACCATCACCAGCACCAGCGTCGAGTGTCCAGCGTGCAAGACGACGGTGGCGGCCACGAAGTTCTGTGGGGAGTGCGGCGAGCGCCTGCCCGTCAAGTCGCGCCCGGAGGCCCTGACCCAGGCCCAGCTGCCGCTGATGCTGCTGGCGCGGGACGAGGACCTGGCCTGGCTGGAGGATCGGCGCAAACAGGTGGTGAGCGGCGTGGTCGGCGCGCGCATCGTGGGCGAAGCCGGCGCGGGCAAGACGCGTCTCCTCAAGGAGTTCGCGGCCCGGGCGCAGGCGGACGGCGATCGCGTGGTCGTGGTCGGCCCCGACCCCTACTGGTGCGAAGCTGCGAACTCGTCGCTCAAGGAAGCCATCCGCGGGCTCACCGGGCTCGAAGAGAGCGCCATCCGCGCGCTCGCGGAGGACGCGAGCCCGGAGGCACGGCGCGGCATCGACGAGGTGTTCGACGGGGAGAGGGGAAGGCGCGACGACAAACGCTCGGCCGCGGAGCGGCGCTACGCGGCCGCGGAAGCGCTGCGCTGGGCGCTGGTCGGAGCCTCCAATGCCACGCCCAAACGCGTGATCCTGGCCATCGACGAGCTGCATCGCATCGACGGCCCGAGCCGTGCCGCCTTCGCCGACGCGCTGGGCGAGCCGCCCGACGCCCGCGTGCTGATGCTGTGCACGCACGCACCCGGCTTCGAGTCCGGCTGGGGCGCCAGCCACGCCGCGCGCGTGCTCTCGGGGTTGCCGCCTCCGGCGCTGTCTCGCGTGCTCTCTTCCGTTCCGACGGAGCACCTGCAGGCGGCCGAAGACGAGGCCGGCCGAGGCATCCTGCCCATGTACGTGGAGCAGCTCTTGCGCTTCCACCTGGATGGCGGGAGCGATCCGCCCCGGCGCCTCGGCGACCTGGTGGGCCTGCGCGTGGACACGCTGGACCCCGCAGCGCGACGCACCCTGCAGGCGCTGTCCGTGCTCGGCGACCGCGTGGAGCTCACGATGCTCTCCGCCCTGGTGCCCAAGAACCACCCCGTCGAGTCGTCGCTGGATCAGCTGAAGACCGCCGGGATGGTCGAGCAGGTGGGCGCGTTCTGGTCCACGTCGCATCCGCTGCTCCGCGAGCTGGTGTTGACGGGTATCCCGGCTGCGGTGCGGCGCGAGCTCCACGCCAAGGCGCTGCGCGTGTGCGAACAGCACGCGGCCCCGATCGAGGCGCAGGCGCTCCACGCCTACGAGGCCCAGGACTCGTTCCAAGCTCTCCTGCTCCTGGAGCAGGTCGCCGACCGCGCGACTGCCCGCGGTGACCTCAACACCGAGATCGAGGCGCTGCGTCGCGGCCTCGAGATTGCGCGGCGCGACGTCGCGCGAGGCGAGCTCGACGATCCGTTGCGCGCCGTGTTGATCTTCGCACGCAAGCTGGGAGCCGCGCTGACCCGGGCCGGCAACTTCGCGGATGCCGAGGGCATCTTGCGCGAGGCGCTGGACATCGCCGGCCCGAGCGGCGCGGACCGCGCGCGCGTGCTCGGCAGCCTGGCTCACGTCGCCCACGGCCGGCATCGAGACTCGGAGGCGGTCGTGTACATCGAGCAGGCCATCGAGACGGCGCGCCAGTCGGGCGCGTACGATCTGGTGAGCAGCTTCAGCGACGCCCGCAAGGCCTGGGCCAACTAG
- the hisD gene encoding histidinol dehydrogenase, whose amino-acid sequence MLRQLELRGESDLERVEPAVREVLAAVKREGDAAVRRYVRQFERREPEALLLGDYGGEAALSSLDPALAAALTEAAARIRRFHEHQAAQTASFEYEEGGVRLGTRVRPLGRVGVYAPGGKARYPSSVLMCAVIARVAGVREIIVATPDASLEVRAACHLAGVDAILDAGGAQAIAALAHGTETVPRVDKIVGPGNIYVAAAKRLVFGQVDIDSIAGPSEILVIADDSADADVIAADLLSQAEHDEAAYPLLLTTCSALAAKVQAALAVRLAELPRRAIAEASVEANGWALVAPDAEALIAIANRLAAEHVALHVKDAREVAARVSHAGALFIGGMTPEAAGDYVAGPSHVLPTGGAARYGSPLGVYDFVARTSLIQYSAEALVAAAPGIETLARAEGLEAHARAVSVRTSKTSRG is encoded by the coding sequence GTGCTCCGGCAGCTCGAGCTGCGCGGAGAGTCCGATCTCGAGCGAGTCGAGCCCGCAGTCCGCGAGGTGCTCGCCGCGGTGAAGCGCGAAGGTGACGCCGCCGTGCGGCGCTACGTGCGCCAGTTCGAGCGGCGCGAGCCAGAGGCGCTGCTCCTCGGCGACTACGGCGGGGAGGCGGCGCTCTCGAGCCTCGATCCCGCGCTCGCCGCGGCCCTCACGGAGGCGGCGGCACGCATCCGGCGCTTCCACGAGCACCAAGCCGCACAAACCGCGAGCTTCGAGTACGAGGAGGGCGGCGTCCGCCTCGGCACCCGCGTGCGCCCGCTCGGGCGGGTGGGCGTGTACGCGCCCGGTGGCAAGGCGCGTTACCCGTCGAGCGTGCTGATGTGCGCGGTGATCGCGCGCGTCGCGGGCGTGAGGGAGATCATCGTGGCGACGCCGGACGCGAGCCTCGAGGTCCGCGCGGCCTGTCACCTGGCCGGTGTCGATGCCATCCTCGACGCCGGCGGCGCCCAGGCAATCGCGGCCCTCGCCCACGGGACCGAAACGGTGCCGCGCGTGGACAAGATCGTGGGCCCCGGCAACATCTACGTCGCCGCGGCGAAGCGCCTGGTGTTCGGACAGGTGGACATCGACAGCATCGCAGGCCCCAGCGAGATCCTGGTCATCGCCGACGACAGCGCGGACGCCGACGTGATCGCCGCAGACTTGCTCTCGCAGGCGGAGCACGACGAGGCGGCCTACCCCTTGCTCTTGACCACCTGCTCGGCGCTCGCTGCAAAGGTCCAGGCGGCGCTGGCAGTGCGGCTGGCCGAGCTCCCGCGCAGGGCGATCGCGGAGGCGTCGGTGGAGGCCAACGGCTGGGCCCTGGTGGCGCCCGACGCGGAAGCCCTGATCGCCATCGCCAATCGCCTGGCGGCCGAGCACGTGGCCCTTCACGTGAAGGACGCGCGCGAGGTGGCGGCCCGCGTGAGCCACGCCGGCGCGCTGTTCATCGGCGGCATGACGCCGGAGGCCGCCGGAGACTACGTCGCAGGTCCCTCCCACGTGCTGCCCACCGGCGGCGCCGCCCGCTACGGCTCCCCCCTCGGCGTCTACGACTTCGTGGCCCGGACCTCGCTCATCCAGTACTCCGCCGAGGCGCTGGTCGCCGCCGCCCCTGGGATCGAGACCTTGGCGCGGGCCGAGGGCCTGGAAGCCCACGCCCGGGCGGTCTCCGTGCGAACCTCCAAGACTTCGCGGGGTTAG
- a CDS encoding DUF4388 domain-containing protein encodes MADRLANPPAGGPTRLALRFISGKYQGGEYPLEEGRQIVIGRSSDLDMVLVEEMVSRRHAQISMNGGVISIEDLGSTNGTFVNGEKIQRATLREGDRVLVGTSILKVVSVPLEDVRTEGSGAARRPAATMQQRTMVGEAPRMTGNIEEIPLPDLLQLFGTSKKNGVLVIRTETLTGRIYLSTGLVAHAMIEGMPQLSAAKAAYRMLAWQSGVFELEPPAAEEPPNPWNTSVQSLLMEGFRQQDELNRLLDDLPPLENRLQLRTPLEAPLHELEPSHLDVLQLALNSSSIAALFDRTAVTDLETAEIIKALIKRGYLSAVP; translated from the coding sequence ATGGCCGACAGACTCGCGAATCCCCCCGCCGGCGGTCCCACCCGCCTCGCGCTGCGGTTCATTTCCGGCAAGTACCAGGGGGGCGAGTACCCGCTCGAGGAGGGCCGCCAGATCGTGATCGGCCGCTCCAGCGACCTCGACATGGTGCTGGTCGAGGAGATGGTGTCGCGCCGCCACGCTCAGATCAGCATGAACGGCGGCGTCATCAGCATCGAAGATCTGGGGTCCACCAACGGGACCTTCGTCAACGGCGAGAAGATCCAGCGCGCGACTCTGCGCGAGGGCGATCGCGTCCTGGTCGGGACGAGCATCCTCAAGGTCGTGTCCGTTCCGCTGGAGGACGTCCGGACCGAGGGCTCGGGGGCAGCGCGCAGGCCAGCCGCGACCATGCAGCAGCGCACGATGGTCGGTGAAGCCCCGCGCATGACGGGCAACATCGAGGAGATCCCGCTGCCGGATCTGCTCCAGCTGTTCGGCACGTCGAAGAAGAACGGCGTGCTGGTGATTCGCACGGAGACCCTCACCGGCCGCATCTACCTCAGTACGGGGCTGGTCGCCCACGCCATGATCGAGGGCATGCCTCAGTTGTCCGCCGCCAAGGCTGCATATCGCATGCTGGCCTGGCAGAGCGGCGTCTTCGAGCTGGAGCCGCCGGCTGCAGAGGAGCCTCCGAACCCTTGGAACACCAGCGTGCAGAGCCTGTTGATGGAGGGCTTCCGGCAGCAGGACGAGCTGAACCGGTTGCTGGACGATCTGCCACCGCTCGAGAATCGCCTGCAGCTGCGCACGCCGCTCGAAGCACCGTTGCACGAGCTCGAGCCCAGCCACCTCGACGTGCTCCAGCTCGCGCTGAACTCGTCGTCGATCGCCGCGCTCTTCGACCGCACCGCGGTGACCGACCTGGAAACCGCGGAGATCATCAAGGCGCTGATCAAGCGCGGGTACCTGTCCGCGGTGCCGTGA
- a CDS encoding sigma 54-interacting transcriptional regulator: MASFAERLDASLSGQLADTTESGFVALDARVRRADARGVLRVRAPAGLLDAVSSHVERRCRALGRRVVVADARAESAWRDVAARFGAGALPTESEAASEMLASAASRARAVVLVPGSAFGAWDQAVLHSLTEREGEALFVLLLAEHAELPSTLELIEVSEELDPAALGCWWDAVATAHAGKLSELDGWLGAASRSERRAPEAVLAELPESSRGLFERLTLAGRAWPAAALEALGEPGDFPRLLSAGLAELRDGFVSVRPMAPEAPSPVNLEWVARSLAQAFPQDAWALARSAELWGSLGKLAPLEQAMRAALGLVDDGVSRAELWSRFAAALDACPADGVALARLAGAELALDLGDADVGLEWAHRAGSVEPRARAALVLGRAALARGDLVSALAALERARDLLVADDDARGGASVQIAEVRYAMGELAEAAKLAGSVLASARTPSLRLAARNLLGKLLLANGDWAAADAHFAADECEAIGAGDLTAELRARVNRAIALLSRGASEPARAMLTAVLRDAEARGERRAVGFALSNLAVLAIERHDYGHALELLERTIGAHRRLGDRLNFARDVSNLVELRLRLGLVEQAEQALRFGRNALGPGAPGSRAAELALASAQVHLCRGRTPEAEREVRAALRSASMSSDGDKLGECHRLAARIALEDGAVPRAQAELERARALAKSPFDHAEIALLSATTSRALGSPERALADHAVAMTREAGDEELAREAHVLAAEIALDQGEASTALSHVLSARSLTDDVVRSLSGQIRSAYLARPQLQKLARLERITLESPEADVEPVSLRPASEPPRTSRGATVYVGRHPSVRSLLDSISKVGRTGATVLVHGESGTGKELVSELIHAQSGRAQGPLVKVNCSALVETLLLSELFGHEKGAFTGASSRRRGRFERANGGTLFLDEIGDISPRTQVALLRVLEERRIERVGGSAPIEVDVRIVCATHRDLRGMVERGEFREDLYYRLSGITLEVPALRDRASDLPVLCDAILERIATERAEPQKRLSREALELLARHRWPGNVRELENALRAVSVLSDGELIEAHDFIEHVEALRKLSAEPVSSRREPSSAARHVAVVPDVAAGGPVTDVAYREIRMGAVSLSDLKRNIERDCIERALEDAGGNITRAAALLGMKRPRLSQLVKQYGFLVNGAEDPS; this comes from the coding sequence TTGGCCTCCTTCGCGGAACGACTCGACGCGAGCCTGTCGGGGCAGCTCGCAGACACGACCGAGAGCGGTTTCGTCGCGCTCGACGCACGCGTGCGGCGCGCGGATGCGCGCGGAGTCCTGCGCGTGCGGGCGCCCGCCGGTCTGCTGGACGCGGTCTCGAGCCATGTCGAGCGGCGCTGCCGAGCGCTCGGACGCCGCGTGGTGGTCGCCGACGCGCGCGCGGAGAGCGCGTGGCGTGACGTGGCTGCGCGCTTCGGCGCGGGCGCGCTGCCGACGGAGTCGGAAGCCGCATCGGAAATGCTCGCGAGCGCCGCGTCCCGCGCGCGTGCCGTCGTGTTGGTGCCGGGCTCCGCGTTCGGCGCTTGGGACCAAGCAGTCCTGCACTCGCTGACCGAGCGCGAGGGAGAAGCGCTGTTCGTGCTCCTGCTGGCGGAGCATGCCGAGCTCCCGTCCACGCTCGAGCTGATCGAAGTCTCGGAAGAGCTGGACCCTGCGGCCCTCGGCTGCTGGTGGGATGCGGTTGCGACGGCGCACGCGGGGAAGCTCTCGGAGCTCGACGGCTGGCTCGGCGCTGCGTCTCGCTCCGAGCGGCGAGCGCCCGAGGCCGTGCTCGCCGAGCTGCCGGAGTCGAGCCGCGGCCTGTTCGAGCGCCTGACGCTCGCCGGCCGGGCCTGGCCGGCCGCCGCGTTGGAAGCACTCGGCGAGCCGGGAGACTTCCCGCGCCTCCTCAGCGCGGGCCTCGCCGAGCTGCGCGACGGCTTCGTTTCGGTGCGGCCGATGGCGCCGGAGGCGCCTTCTCCGGTCAATCTCGAGTGGGTTGCGCGCTCTCTGGCACAGGCGTTCCCGCAGGACGCTTGGGCGCTCGCGCGGAGCGCGGAGCTGTGGGGCTCGCTCGGCAAGCTCGCACCCTTGGAGCAGGCCATGCGCGCGGCGCTCGGCTTGGTCGATGACGGCGTGAGCCGTGCGGAGCTCTGGTCCCGCTTTGCGGCGGCCCTCGACGCCTGCCCCGCCGATGGCGTGGCGCTGGCACGTCTCGCCGGCGCCGAGCTGGCGCTCGATCTCGGCGATGCCGACGTCGGCCTCGAGTGGGCGCACCGCGCCGGCAGCGTCGAACCCCGTGCCCGGGCCGCGCTCGTGCTGGGTCGCGCGGCGCTGGCGCGTGGCGATCTGGTCTCCGCCCTCGCCGCGCTCGAGCGTGCTCGAGACTTGCTGGTCGCCGATGACGACGCCCGCGGCGGGGCCAGCGTGCAGATCGCGGAGGTGCGCTACGCGATGGGCGAGCTCGCGGAGGCGGCGAAGCTGGCGGGGTCCGTGCTCGCGTCGGCCCGCACGCCGTCCTTGCGCCTCGCGGCGCGCAACCTGCTGGGCAAGCTCTTGCTCGCCAACGGCGATTGGGCCGCGGCCGACGCGCACTTCGCGGCCGACGAGTGCGAGGCCATCGGGGCAGGCGACCTGACCGCGGAGCTTCGCGCCCGCGTGAACCGCGCCATCGCGCTCTTGTCCCGTGGTGCCTCCGAGCCTGCCCGAGCGATGCTCACGGCCGTGCTGCGAGACGCCGAGGCCCGCGGCGAGCGGCGCGCCGTCGGCTTCGCGCTGAGCAACCTCGCCGTCTTGGCCATCGAGCGCCACGACTACGGGCATGCCCTCGAGCTGCTCGAGCGCACCATCGGTGCTCACCGGCGCCTGGGTGACCGCCTGAACTTCGCCCGCGACGTCTCCAACCTGGTCGAGCTCAGGCTGCGACTGGGCCTGGTGGAGCAGGCCGAGCAGGCGCTGCGCTTCGGCCGCAACGCCCTGGGCCCCGGCGCACCGGGCTCCCGCGCGGCGGAGCTCGCGCTCGCCTCGGCGCAGGTGCACCTGTGTCGCGGGCGCACGCCAGAGGCGGAGCGCGAGGTGCGAGCTGCGCTCCGCTCGGCGTCGATGTCCAGCGACGGCGACAAGCTCGGCGAGTGTCACCGGCTGGCTGCCCGCATCGCCCTGGAGGACGGCGCCGTGCCGCGGGCGCAGGCCGAGCTCGAGCGCGCGCGGGCCTTGGCCAAGTCTCCCTTCGATCACGCCGAGATCGCGCTGCTCTCCGCGACCACGTCTCGGGCGCTCGGCAGCCCGGAGCGGGCCCTAGCGGACCACGCGGTCGCGATGACCCGCGAGGCCGGCGACGAAGAGCTGGCGCGGGAAGCCCACGTGCTGGCCGCGGAGATCGCGCTGGATCAGGGCGAGGCGTCCACGGCGCTCTCCCACGTGCTCTCGGCACGGTCACTCACCGACGACGTGGTGCGCAGCCTGAGCGGTCAGATTCGGAGCGCGTACTTGGCGCGGCCTCAGCTTCAGAAGCTCGCGCGTCTCGAGCGCATCACGCTCGAGAGCCCGGAGGCGGACGTCGAGCCAGTGTCGTTGCGTCCGGCGAGCGAGCCGCCGCGTACCTCGCGCGGCGCTACCGTGTACGTGGGACGGCACCCCAGCGTGCGCTCCTTGCTCGATTCGATCTCGAAGGTCGGCAGGACCGGCGCGACCGTGCTCGTGCACGGCGAGAGCGGCACGGGCAAGGAGCTCGTGTCGGAGCTGATTCACGCGCAGAGCGGCCGCGCTCAGGGGCCCTTGGTCAAGGTCAACTGCTCGGCGCTGGTCGAGACGCTGCTCTTGAGCGAGCTCTTCGGTCACGAGAAGGGCGCCTTCACCGGCGCCAGCTCCCGCCGCCGCGGGCGCTTCGAGCGGGCGAACGGCGGCACGCTCTTCCTGGACGAGATCGGCGACATCTCCCCGCGCACCCAGGTCGCTTTGTTGCGTGTGCTGGAGGAGCGGCGGATCGAGCGCGTCGGCGGTAGCGCGCCCATCGAGGTCGACGTCCGCATCGTGTGCGCGACCCACCGAGATCTCCGCGGCATGGTCGAACGCGGCGAGTTCCGCGAAGACCTCTACTACCGTCTCAGCGGCATCACTCTGGAGGTGCCCGCGCTGCGCGATCGCGCCTCGGATCTGCCGGTGCTCTGCGACGCGATCCTGGAGCGGATCGCGACCGAGCGCGCCGAGCCCCAGAAGCGCCTGAGCCGGGAGGCGCTGGAGCTTTTGGCGCGTCACCGCTGGCCGGGCAACGTGCGCGAGCTCGAGAACGCGCTCCGTGCGGTCTCGGTGCTGTCGGATGGCGAGCTCATCGAGGCGCACGACTTCATCGAGCACGTCGAGGCGCTGCGGAAGCTCTCCGCGGAGCCGGTCTCATCCCGGCGCGAGCCGAGCTCGGCGGCGCGTCACGTGGCCGTGGTGCCGGATGTCGCGGCCGGTGGGCCGGTCACCGACGTCGCCTATCGGGAGATCCGAATGGGCGCGGTGAGCCTCTCCGACTTGAAACGCAACATCGAGCGCGACTGCATCGAACGCGCGCTCGAAGATGCGGGCGGGAACATTACGCGAGCGGCGGCGCTTCTGGGCATGAAGCGACCGCGTCTCAGCCAGCTGGTGAAACAGTACGGCTTTCTGGTGAATGGGGCGGAGGATCCGTCATGA
- a CDS encoding SMI1/KNR4 family protein yields MVASLKTKLRLPRRYREFLAECDPLDLETRTPSERVRLIRADDLEKEQAGFALDDEGNPISSPTSQGWRPAWVIVGHSALLGDPYFLDTSSPDPEGDCPVYTAMSGTDNWKPRLCASSFALFVRILAIGMEVAQGFAEDDVDPDDEQTFRDALGPRLREYDPAALKAGHWT; encoded by the coding sequence CTGGTGGCGAGCCTCAAGACCAAGCTGCGCCTGCCGCGCCGCTATCGGGAGTTCCTGGCGGAGTGCGACCCGCTCGACCTGGAGACCCGCACTCCGTCCGAGCGAGTGCGGCTGATTCGCGCGGACGATCTCGAGAAGGAGCAGGCAGGCTTCGCCCTGGACGACGAAGGCAACCCCATCTCGAGCCCGACCAGTCAGGGCTGGCGTCCGGCCTGGGTCATCGTTGGTCACAGCGCGCTCCTGGGCGACCCGTATTTCCTCGACACCTCGAGCCCCGACCCCGAGGGCGACTGCCCCGTGTACACGGCGATGAGCGGCACCGACAACTGGAAGCCGCGGCTCTGCGCCTCGAGCTTCGCGCTGTTCGTCCGCATTTTGGCCATAGGCATGGAAGTCGCGCAGGGCTTCGCCGAAGACGACGTGGATCCCGACGACGAGCAGACGTTCCGCGACGCGCTCGGCCCGCGCTTGCGCGAATACGATCCGGCCGCCCTCAAGGCCGGACATTGGACGTGA
- a CDS encoding two-component system sensor protein: MDLRTRTSLFCGALALAIAVSILLRGRRRRAHVFFAAFAADIGLWYITQWLYHFVRSEVWVRFTAILAVLLPQFAVHLFEVLVPRRDQRSTLVRVSGVLMVPMMVLVLSPEHKHGLVRGAVMLYVFGLIAAGLWSLALRGERSRSRATQQRVRFLVVVGALAAAFTLADFLWFVGAPLPPVGAVLSIVFLFILSESMIRERLVDLYDILGRLLVSTALAFTLAGIFYVFVVLVGGFSTMYLNAILAAIVILVLFDPLRDKVEQYIHFAFFRERVDLDRAVAKARQQLAHVLEPREMMQVALSALEASRRATAAALYLRDPTGPDFELGQAFGPLPPSRIDSATARPLLDRLAASPSVSLELIRHDVLERRRSGQGPALEADERLLAAAEVLGPYKTGVCLGVRGEGQALVAILLVVDDRVSDAFSSEDVALLETLCVQMAVVIENSQQYRRMQERDRLAALGQMAAGLAHEVKNPLGAIKGAAQLLNEPEDGANADPHAREFLGIILEEVDRLDRVVGSVLDYARPSKGNPGAVDVNAVVRRTLQVLSSGQKSEQDVATDLTEDLPLVRADAEQLRQVLMNLVQNALQATAAKGGAVSVSTRMRAGGHGKTDSVEIAVRDHGTGITPQVLKSLFVPFFTTKEKGTGLGLAISQRLVEEWGGRIEVVSQAGSGSTFSVVLPAGIELVPTPQPSAAAGGEGPPGAGTPEAEPA; encoded by the coding sequence GTGGATCTTCGTACCCGCACCTCCTTGTTCTGCGGCGCGCTGGCGCTCGCCATCGCGGTGTCGATCCTGCTCCGCGGCCGGAGGCGCCGTGCCCACGTGTTCTTCGCGGCCTTCGCCGCGGACATCGGCCTCTGGTACATCACCCAGTGGCTCTATCACTTCGTCCGCTCCGAGGTCTGGGTGCGCTTCACCGCGATCCTCGCGGTGCTCTTGCCCCAGTTCGCGGTGCACCTGTTCGAGGTCCTGGTGCCACGCCGCGACCAGCGCTCGACGCTGGTTCGCGTCTCCGGAGTGCTGATGGTCCCGATGATGGTGCTGGTGCTCTCTCCGGAGCACAAGCACGGGTTGGTGCGCGGAGCCGTGATGCTCTACGTGTTCGGCCTGATCGCGGCGGGGCTCTGGTCGCTGGCGCTGCGCGGCGAGCGTAGCCGCTCGCGCGCCACCCAACAGCGCGTCCGCTTCTTGGTCGTCGTCGGCGCGCTGGCGGCCGCCTTCACGCTGGCCGATTTCCTGTGGTTCGTCGGTGCGCCGCTCCCGCCGGTGGGCGCGGTGCTCAGCATCGTGTTCCTGTTCATCCTCTCGGAGTCGATGATCCGCGAGAGGCTCGTCGATCTCTACGACATCCTCGGGCGCCTCTTGGTGTCGACCGCGTTGGCCTTCACGCTGGCAGGGATCTTCTACGTCTTCGTGGTCTTGGTCGGCGGCTTCTCCACGATGTACCTGAACGCGATCCTCGCGGCGATCGTGATCCTGGTGCTCTTCGATCCGCTCCGGGACAAGGTCGAGCAGTACATCCACTTCGCCTTCTTTCGCGAGCGCGTCGATCTGGACCGGGCGGTGGCCAAGGCCAGACAACAGCTGGCGCACGTGCTCGAGCCCCGGGAGATGATGCAGGTGGCGTTGTCCGCGCTGGAGGCCTCGCGGCGCGCCACTGCCGCGGCCCTCTACCTTCGCGACCCGACCGGCCCCGATTTCGAGCTGGGGCAGGCCTTCGGCCCGCTGCCGCCCTCGCGCATCGACTCCGCGACCGCGCGCCCGCTCTTGGATCGGCTGGCCGCGAGCCCTTCGGTGAGCTTGGAGCTGATTCGGCACGACGTGCTCGAGCGACGCCGCAGCGGACAGGGGCCAGCGCTGGAGGCCGACGAGCGGCTGCTCGCCGCAGCCGAGGTGCTCGGTCCATACAAAACCGGGGTGTGCCTGGGCGTCCGCGGCGAGGGGCAGGCGCTGGTCGCCATCCTGCTCGTGGTCGACGACCGCGTCTCCGACGCCTTCAGTAGCGAGGACGTCGCCTTGCTCGAGACGCTCTGCGTGCAGATGGCGGTGGTGATCGAGAACTCCCAGCAGTACCGGCGCATGCAGGAGCGCGACCGTCTGGCGGCGCTGGGTCAGATGGCGGCCGGGTTGGCTCACGAGGTGAAGAACCCGCTCGGGGCGATCAAGGGCGCGGCCCAACTCCTGAACGAGCCCGAGGATGGCGCGAACGCCGATCCGCACGCACGCGAGTTCTTGGGCATCATCCTGGAGGAGGTCGACCGTCTCGACCGCGTCGTCGGTTCGGTGCTCGACTACGCGCGGCCGTCGAAGGGCAACCCCGGCGCGGTCGACGTGAACGCTGTCGTGCGCCGTACCTTGCAGGTGCTCTCGTCTGGGCAGAAGTCGGAGCAGGACGTAGCGACCGATCTCACAGAGGACCTGCCGCTGGTGCGGGCGGATGCGGAGCAGCTCCGGCAGGTGCTGATGAACCTCGTCCAGAACGCGCTCCAGGCCACCGCCGCGAAAGGGGGCGCGGTGAGCGTGTCCACACGCATGAGAGCCGGTGGCCACGGCAAGACCGACTCCGTCGAGATCGCGGTGCGCGACCACGGAACCGGCATCACGCCGCAGGTACTGAAGAGCCTCTTCGTCCCGTTCTTCACCACCAAGGAGAAGGGGACCGGCCTCGGCCTGGCGATCAGCCAGCGCCTGGTCGAGGAGTGGGGCGGACGTATCGAAGTGGTGTCTCAGGCTGGGTCGGGCTCGACCTTTTCCGTGGTCTTGCCCGCTGGAATCGAGCTCGTGCCGACGCCCCAGCCGAGCGCCGCGGCCGGGGGCGAAGGGCCCCCCGGCGCCGGTACCCCCGAGGCGGAGCCGGCCTGA